The following are from one region of the Streptomyces rubrogriseus genome:
- a CDS encoding carboxylate--amine ligase: MSLFDTRVPAVLLRIDRNPFHHGTLGAVRSLGRAGVDVHVVADCADSPVRASRYLSGLHTPPPPGAPPAEIAAALRRVAARIARPAVLIPMDDACAVAVGRARTELAPSYLLPDQPGELPARVADKAELAGVCAALDVPHPETLVPDGAAEAARAAWRLGLPVVAKWSRPWLVPPGGGLRSTVLVRSAREAGELYLRAEEAGSRLLLQAFLPPGPDRDWFFHGYADRFGTVRAGGPGRKTRARPRGAGLTAVGRWTPNPQVQALAERVTAELGYRGVFDLDFRRCGTTGRYHLLDFNPRPGAQFRLFADTAGLDVVRALHLDLTHRPLPQGAPRPGRLFVVENYAPLSALRPARAGYGGRELAWHARDDRAPGRALWALWGRHVSARLRDRAHRSGPRPGASVPSGARVVRQASAPPADHADRPDEDRARSR; this comes from the coding sequence GTGTCGCTGTTCGACACCCGTGTCCCCGCCGTTCTGCTGCGGATCGACCGGAATCCCTTTCACCACGGAACGCTGGGTGCCGTGCGCTCGCTCGGCCGCGCGGGGGTGGACGTGCACGTGGTCGCCGACTGCGCGGACAGCCCGGTCCGCGCCTCCCGTTACCTGAGCGGGCTGCACACCCCGCCGCCGCCCGGCGCGCCGCCCGCCGAGATCGCCGCGGCGCTGCGCCGGGTAGCCGCGCGGATCGCGCGGCCCGCCGTGCTGATTCCGATGGACGACGCGTGTGCCGTGGCGGTGGGCCGGGCGCGGACGGAGCTGGCCCCCTCGTATCTGCTGCCCGACCAGCCGGGCGAGCTGCCCGCGCGCGTGGCCGACAAGGCCGAACTGGCCGGTGTGTGCGCGGCCCTGGACGTCCCGCACCCCGAGACCCTGGTGCCGGACGGCGCGGCGGAGGCGGCGCGGGCGGCGTGGCGGCTGGGACTGCCGGTGGTGGCGAAGTGGAGCCGCCCCTGGCTGGTGCCCCCGGGCGGCGGGCTGCGCAGCACGGTGCTGGTGCGCTCGGCGCGGGAGGCCGGGGAGCTGTACCTGCGGGCCGAGGAGGCGGGCAGCCGGCTGCTGCTCCAGGCGTTCCTGCCGCCGGGACCCGACCGGGACTGGTTCTTCCACGGGTACGCCGACCGCTTCGGCACGGTCCGGGCGGGCGGCCCCGGCCGCAAGACGCGGGCCAGGCCGCGCGGCGCCGGTCTGACGGCGGTGGGCCGCTGGACGCCGAACCCGCAGGTGCAGGCGCTCGCCGAGCGGGTCACCGCGGAGCTGGGCTACCGGGGCGTCTTCGACCTCGACTTCCGTCGCTGCGGCACGACGGGCCGCTACCACCTGCTCGACTTCAATCCGCGCCCCGGCGCCCAGTTCCGGCTCTTCGCCGACACCGCCGGACTGGACGTCGTACGGGCCCTGCACCTGGACCTGACCCACCGCCCGCTGCCGCAGGGGGCGCCGCGGCCGGGGCGGCTCTTCGTGGTGGAGAACTACGCGCCGCTGAGCGCGCTGCGTCCGGCCCGCGCGGGGTACGGGGGGCGCGAGCTGGCCTGGCACGCCCGGGACGACCGGGCGCCGGGCCGGGCGCTGTGGGCCCTGTGGGGCCGCCACGTGAGCGCCCGGCTGCGGGACCGCGCGCACCGGAGCGGCCCCCGGCCGGGCGCCTCGGTCCCGTCCGGCGCCCGCGTCGTACGCCAGGCCTCCGCCCCACCGGCGGACCACGCCGACCGTCCGGACGAGGACCGGGCGCGCAGCCGCTGA
- a CDS encoding glycoside hydrolase family 26 protein translates to MAARQSRTRSGRRPARAAAAVIAAAAFLAAGPGAAAGEPAAPEPGPGPKPTPAFGAYLDYGPRGVARMAALSHWLGGAELRVGHTYLPGDRWSNIEGAPGFLDVWADWRTRKADRMLVLNVPMMERNEAHVDDDEVRDLLRQGAAGRFDHHFRALAERLVALKVPDTVLVLGWEMNGTTYTHRCGPDPEAWKTYWNRIVTTMRAVPGQKFRFDFAPSRGRDAVPWTQCYPGDATVDIIGMDSYDQPRGMSFDEQVTEPYGLQAHVDFAKAHGKPVSYPEWGLFRNGDNAAYMRRMLAWMDEHKPVYNTVTDYCPHGVWQCDDNPRSTAVYRSVLFGRSDEPEPTAPTPPEPTTPTPPTTPTAPPVPPVSSTVPEPPAGCSPLELGDWVEYWLGGKLCMRLDWYARDK, encoded by the coding sequence ATGGCCGCACGGCAGTCACGGACCCGGTCCGGGCGGCGTCCGGCGCGCGCCGCGGCGGCGGTGATCGCGGCGGCGGCGTTCCTGGCCGCGGGCCCCGGTGCCGCCGCCGGCGAACCGGCCGCGCCCGAACCCGGGCCCGGCCCGAAGCCCACCCCCGCCTTCGGCGCGTACCTGGACTACGGCCCGCGCGGCGTGGCCCGGATGGCCGCGCTGAGCCACTGGCTGGGCGGCGCCGAACTGCGCGTCGGCCACACCTACCTGCCCGGCGACCGCTGGAGCAACATCGAGGGCGCCCCCGGCTTCCTCGACGTGTGGGCCGACTGGCGCACCCGCAAGGCCGACCGGATGCTCGTCCTCAACGTGCCCATGATGGAGCGCAACGAGGCGCACGTCGACGACGACGAGGTGCGCGACCTGCTGCGCCAGGGCGCCGCCGGACGCTTCGACCACCACTTCCGCGCCCTGGCCGAACGCCTGGTCGCCCTCAAGGTGCCGGACACGGTCCTGGTGCTCGGCTGGGAGATGAACGGCACCACCTACACCCACCGCTGCGGGCCGGACCCCGAGGCGTGGAAGACGTACTGGAACCGGATCGTCACCACCATGCGCGCGGTGCCCGGGCAGAAGTTCCGGTTCGACTTCGCGCCGAGCCGGGGCCGGGACGCCGTGCCCTGGACGCAGTGCTATCCCGGCGACGCCACCGTCGACATCATCGGCATGGACTCCTACGACCAGCCGCGCGGCATGTCCTTCGACGAACAGGTGACGGAGCCGTACGGGCTCCAGGCGCACGTGGACTTCGCGAAGGCGCACGGCAAGCCCGTCTCCTACCCGGAATGGGGACTGTTCCGCAACGGCGACAACGCCGCCTACATGCGGCGCATGCTCGCCTGGATGGACGAGCACAAGCCCGTGTACAACACGGTCACCGACTACTGCCCGCACGGTGTGTGGCAGTGCGACGACAATCCCCGCTCCACGGCCGTCTACCGGTCCGTGCTCTTCGGCCGCAGCGACGAGCCCGAGCCGACGGCCCCGACACCCCCGGAGCCCACCACACCCACCCCGCCCACGACTCCCACCGCGCCGCCCGTGCCCCCGGTGTCGTCCACCGTGCCCGAGCCCCCGGCCGGCTGCTCGCCGCTGGAGCTGGGCGACTGGGTCGAGTACTGGCTCGGCGGGAAGCTGTGCATGCGCCTGGACTGGTACGCGCGGGACAAGTAG
- a CDS encoding GNAT family N-acetyltransferase → MTYRRPPHPGTLPPGHSVELVTDEGAFAELAPQWRRLYGRCAAATPFQSHAWLHSWWRSYGAAGRLRLVLAREGGELVGAAPLTLVRRPVPALVPLGGAISDYGDVLLDDERGPDAVAALAAGLAAVARTALVDLREVRPGAAAERLYAHWHGPRHRLADSLCLELPALPMDELVARLPSAKARQRVRAQLRRLDALGVKGRPVLPDETEAALRRLLDLHRLQWRGRKVTGEHLRTRFREHLVRAVGPMVRSGDAVVTEFRMADEVVAVDVTLLAHRLAGGYLYGAHPRLRERKADVAVMLLDTCAGYARAPGRGALSLLRGNEPYKHHWRPEPVPNQRLLLARRRTAPLLAAALADAAARRRGKELLRRRAERRERDGGGT, encoded by the coding sequence GTGACGTACCGCAGGCCGCCGCACCCGGGCACGCTGCCGCCCGGTCACAGCGTCGAACTGGTCACCGACGAGGGCGCCTTCGCCGAGCTGGCCCCGCAGTGGCGGCGGCTGTACGGCCGGTGCGCCGCCGCGACCCCGTTCCAGAGCCACGCCTGGCTGCACTCCTGGTGGCGTTCGTACGGTGCGGCCGGGCGGCTGCGACTGGTGCTGGCCCGCGAGGGCGGCGAACTGGTCGGCGCGGCACCGCTGACGCTCGTACGGCGCCCGGTCCCGGCGCTGGTGCCGCTGGGCGGGGCGATCTCGGACTACGGGGACGTCCTGCTGGACGACGAGCGCGGCCCGGACGCGGTGGCCGCGCTCGCCGCGGGCCTCGCTGCGGTGGCCCGCACCGCGCTGGTCGACCTGCGCGAGGTACGGCCGGGCGCCGCCGCCGAACGGCTCTACGCACACTGGCACGGGCCACGGCACCGGCTCGCGGACTCGCTCTGCCTGGAACTGCCCGCCCTGCCCATGGACGAGCTGGTCGCCCGGCTGCCCTCGGCCAAGGCCAGGCAGCGGGTCCGCGCCCAGCTGCGCCGCCTGGACGCGCTCGGCGTCAAGGGCCGTCCCGTGCTGCCCGACGAGACGGAGGCGGCGCTGCGCCGGCTCCTCGACCTGCACCGGTTGCAGTGGCGGGGGCGGAAGGTGACCGGCGAGCACCTGCGGACCCGCTTCCGTGAGCACCTGGTGCGGGCGGTGGGGCCGATGGTGCGGTCCGGGGACGCGGTGGTCACCGAGTTCCGGATGGCCGACGAGGTGGTGGCCGTGGACGTGACGCTGCTGGCCCACCGGCTGGCCGGGGGCTATCTGTACGGCGCGCATCCCCGGCTGCGGGAGCGGAAGGCGGACGTGGCGGTGATGCTGCTGGACACGTGCGCCGGGTACGCCCGTGCCCCGGGGCGCGGCGCGCTCAGCCTGCTGCGCGGCAACGAGCCGTACAAGCACCACTGGCGTCCGGAACCGGTACCGAACCAGCGGCTGCTGCTGGCCCGCCGCCGCACGGCCCCGCTGCTGGCGGCGGCGCTGGCCGACGCCGCCGCCCGACGGCGGGGCAAGGAGCTGCTGCGGCGGCGGGCGGAGCGGAGGGAGCGCGACGGTGGCGGCACCTGA
- a CDS encoding YveK family protein has protein sequence MTVPLTHSPAAPATEEEPPPPARRHRVRAALRRVPRRLRSLPPWSPLAAGVLAGGLLGAGYGLLTTPQYTATGYVVAVPADQSDPASALGFAQAYGRVATQLAVLGDAQMWAHVPVATLERSVRTATSPDAPMVSVTATSADPEQAADMANAVARALTRHAADSAADTHVELRQFARATEPTEPSSASTAVTGLVGASAGGLLGGLALLVRPRRAAREAGRAAAPVPGPAPAADVRGQL, from the coding sequence ATGACCGTGCCCCTCACCCACTCCCCGGCCGCGCCCGCGACGGAAGAAGAGCCCCCGCCCCCCGCACGGCGGCACCGCGTCCGGGCCGCCCTGCGCCGGGTCCCGCGCCGCCTGCGCTCCCTGCCGCCGTGGTCCCCGCTCGCGGCCGGCGTCCTCGCCGGCGGGCTGCTCGGCGCCGGGTACGGCCTGCTCACCACCCCGCAGTACACGGCGACCGGTTACGTCGTCGCCGTCCCCGCCGACCAGTCCGACCCGGCGTCCGCGCTGGGCTTCGCGCAGGCCTACGGCCGGGTGGCCACACAGCTCGCGGTGCTCGGGGACGCGCAGATGTGGGCCCACGTGCCGGTGGCGACCCTGGAGCGGAGCGTGCGCACCGCGACCTCGCCGGACGCGCCGATGGTCTCGGTGACGGCCACCTCCGCCGACCCGGAGCAGGCCGCCGACATGGCCAACGCCGTCGCCCGCGCCCTGACCCGGCACGCGGCGGACTCCGCCGCCGACACCCACGTGGAACTGCGGCAGTTCGCCCGGGCCACCGAGCCCACCGAACCGTCTTCGGCGTCCACCGCCGTGACGGGCCTGGTGGGCGCGAGCGCGGGCGGACTCCTCGGCGGGCTGGCCCTGCTGGTCCGGCCGCGCCGCGCCGCACGGGAGGCCGGCCGCGCGGCGGCGCCCGTACCCGGACCGGCACCGGCGGCCGACGTCCGCGGACAGCTGTGA
- a CDS encoding glycosyltransferase yields the protein MKALHIITGLGVGGAEQQLRLLLRHLPLACDVVTLTNPGPVADGLLADGVHVVHLGMTGNRDLAALPRLARLIRTGGYDLVHTHLYRACLYGRIAARMAGVRAVVATEHSLGDSQMEGRPLTPGVRALYLAGERLGSATVAVSPTVADRLRRWGVPAPRIEVVPNGIDLARFRFDPVRRLRTRRRLGLPEGAYVVGGVGRLTAAKRFDVLVRALALLPPDCWLLLVGGGPQEHLLRRTAREAGVADRVLLTGERPCLPDGSPGPDLPALAAAMDVLASPSPEEAFGLAVVEGLASGLPVLYASCPAIEDLPPEAAPTARRVAGGASEFARALAETRASHGPVPGMRTVPEAARHYCVTRSAARLMDVYATALTRPLPPPPPPSPSPASQGVTPA from the coding sequence GTGAAGGCCCTGCACATCATCACGGGACTCGGCGTCGGCGGCGCCGAGCAGCAGCTGCGGCTGCTCCTGCGTCACCTGCCCCTCGCCTGCGACGTCGTGACGCTCACCAACCCCGGCCCGGTCGCCGACGGGCTGCTGGCCGACGGCGTGCACGTCGTCCACCTCGGCATGACCGGCAACCGCGACCTGGCCGCGCTGCCCCGCCTGGCCCGCCTGATCCGCACCGGCGGCTACGACCTGGTGCACACCCACCTCTACCGCGCCTGCCTCTACGGCCGGATCGCCGCCCGGATGGCCGGGGTGCGCGCGGTCGTCGCCACCGAACACTCCCTGGGCGACTCCCAGATGGAGGGCCGCCCGCTCACCCCGGGCGTCCGCGCCCTGTACCTGGCCGGGGAGCGCCTGGGCAGCGCCACGGTCGCCGTCTCCCCCACCGTCGCCGACCGGCTGCGCCGCTGGGGCGTGCCCGCGCCCCGCATCGAGGTGGTGCCCAACGGCATCGACCTGGCCCGCTTCCGCTTCGACCCGGTCCGCCGGCTGCGCACCCGGCGCCGCCTCGGCCTGCCCGAGGGCGCGTACGTCGTCGGCGGCGTCGGCCGGCTGACGGCGGCCAAACGCTTCGACGTCCTGGTCCGCGCCCTGGCCCTGCTGCCGCCCGACTGCTGGCTGCTGCTGGTCGGCGGCGGCCCCCAGGAGCACCTGCTGCGCCGCACCGCCCGCGAGGCCGGGGTCGCCGACCGTGTCCTGCTCACCGGCGAACGCCCCTGCCTCCCCGACGGCTCCCCCGGCCCCGACCTGCCCGCCCTCGCCGCCGCGATGGACGTCCTCGCGTCGCCGTCGCCGGAGGAGGCCTTCGGCCTGGCCGTCGTGGAGGGGCTCGCGTCGGGGCTGCCGGTGCTGTACGCCTCCTGCCCGGCGATCGAGGACCTGCCCCCCGAGGCGGCGCCCACGGCACGGCGGGTCGCCGGTGGTGCCTCGGAGTTCGCGCGCGCCCTGGCCGAGACCCGCGCGTCGCACGGCCCGGTCCCCGGCATGCGCACCGTGCCCGAGGCGGCCCGCCACTACTGCGTCACCCGCAGCGCGGCCCGGCTGATGGACGTGTACGCGACCGCCCTCACCCGACCGCTGCCTCCGCCCCCGCCTCCGTCACCGTCCCCGGCATCCCAGGGAGTCACCCCCGCATGA
- a CDS encoding polysaccharide deacetylase family protein — MYHSVGDRSDDPYRITVTPDRLDAQLGWLRRRGLRGVPVGELLAARARGGGRDLVGLTFDDGYADFVEHALPCLRRHGCGATLFVLPGRLGGVNSWDPLGPRKPLLTADGIRRAAAEGVEIGSHGLTHVDLTTADDAVLGAETAGSRALLAELVGAPVTGFCYPYGTVDARAADAVRAAGYAYACAIDPGPLTGPYALPRVHVGQNDTPVRLLLKTRLHRLRRRAAAGV; from the coding sequence ATGTACCACTCCGTCGGCGACCGCTCGGACGACCCGTACCGCATCACGGTCACGCCCGACCGGCTGGACGCGCAGCTGGGCTGGCTGCGGCGGCGCGGGCTGCGCGGCGTGCCGGTCGGCGAGCTGCTGGCCGCCCGCGCCCGGGGCGGCGGCCGGGACCTGGTGGGGCTGACCTTCGACGACGGGTACGCCGACTTCGTCGAGCACGCGCTGCCGTGCCTGCGGCGCCACGGCTGCGGGGCGACCCTCTTCGTGCTGCCGGGGCGGCTCGGCGGCGTCAACTCCTGGGACCCGCTGGGCCCGCGCAAACCGCTGCTGACCGCCGACGGCATCCGGCGGGCCGCCGCCGAGGGCGTCGAGATCGGCTCGCACGGCCTCACCCACGTCGACCTCACCACGGCGGACGACGCCGTGCTGGGCGCCGAGACCGCCGGGAGCAGAGCACTGCTCGCGGAGCTGGTCGGCGCCCCGGTCACCGGCTTCTGCTATCCGTACGGCACGGTCGACGCCCGCGCCGCCGACGCCGTGCGCGCCGCCGGTTACGCCTACGCCTGCGCCATCGACCCCGGCCCGCTGACCGGCCCGTACGCCCTGCCGCGCGTGCACGTGGGCCAGAACGACACACCCGTACGGCTGTTGCTGAAGACCCGGCTGCACCGCCTGCGCCGCCGGGCCGCGGCGGGGGTGTGA